In Aspergillus nidulans FGSC A4 chromosome IV, a single window of DNA contains:
- a CDS encoding DDT domain protein (transcript_id=CADANIAT00000134) codes for MVLFKRKPVQYLPRPIIEDDSSEACTLREDGGIKRGEQLVSRSAKGSHIAPGPILDVDEIYEEFKSEFYPGEPVLILLDDNTRLHGVIRDKAKFPEQLYPDGTVRTPAHATYLVKVLDRPDEEALLDNHHITRDRKTFTKQMLRAFIKNNVTRESWNGAPWLVKPSVAEEYRIPTEVPKHLQYGARVAEKKAQKKADQEGFFGFFASKELPELKPAVKGQKAKPSAQDLARSEEAQFLEYKRSLNGNPSFLVGNKSMNGPPRPSKSQEPEKNAPPIPSVVIKAEPPRPPSPPPIKYPIEDLEIPPNREKKKQRPPLKFLKANEFDDPNDEDLLQDAIEMESVGLLLETWNTLNVYCEVFQLDSFTFDDFLQAMRFSSDEMDCELFVEIHCAVLKKLVNAEKDDNGAIQISLPELPVEESEDSDEDEEMVEDEQDEPEATPEPAVTRMTTRGSLAKAEAEGLKATLNGDHDSSEIKSHRASEMLSEYRWIDRLRKRDFRNGGWEMIMIGLLHQLSVRPRMEKVCNQILEHLAPLDQEPTQDTARAQYAVLDVNLRIRALQIICMLSLETRAIRNYLEECSNQMTEFRKEKIEYQKARKAAMEEVRRLHQECKALAPEPEKSPSPLPEMEPAEDTKMSGMDGDSQVESEVEGTPQRALRGGVDRVMERKRKLEEERERKEQLAKQPKGSKQYQRLLKKLEEQKAAVKKFEDKIAVVDNDLREADCPRTRCLGKDRFCNRYWWFERNAMPYEGMPDSSTAEAKYANGRLWVQGPDDMERLGFIDVSDDLKKQYQKRFHMSPAERKKHEEGPTRLSGAHEWGYYDEPEAIEKLLDWLDSRGERETKLRKELLLHRDKLVKCMQARHEYLSRTEDDSEDIPTKRVTTRNKTYVADAKHRCLNWRNSTALADNGHLHVDASRPSKRARKSGEDLKEVKATNRQGKPLTRQGGRYNF; via the exons ATG GTACTGTTCAAACGAAAACCCGTACAGTATCTCCCACGGCCCATTATTGAAGACGACAGCTCCGAGGCATGTACACTCCGTGAAG ATGGAGGAATCAAGAGAGGTGAACAACTCGTTTCCCGAAGCGCTAAAGGGTCCCATATTGCGCCGGGTCCAATTCTCGACG TGGACGAAATATACGAA GAATTCAAATCGGAATTCTACCCTGGCGAACCTGTTCTCATCCTGTTGGACGACAACACGCGCCTCCACGGAGTGATTAGAGACAAAGCCAAGTTCCCCGAACAGCTGTACCCGGACGGAACCGTTAGAACTCCAGCCCATGCGACTTATTTGGTCAAAGTGTTGGATCGTCCGGATGAGGAAGCCCTGTTGGATAACCACCACATCACCCGTGATAGGAAGACGTTCACCAAGCAGATGCTTCGCGCATTCATTAAAAATAACGTGACTCGAGAGTCCTGGAACGGCGCACCCTGGCTGGTTAAGCCGTCGGTTGCCGAAGAATACAGGATTCCTACGGAAGTGCCAAAACATCTGCAATATGGAGCTAGGGTGGCTGAAAAGAAAGCGCAGAAAAAGGCTGACCAAGAGGGGTTTTTTGGTTTTTTTGCGTCCAAGGAGCTACCGGAATTGAAGCCAGCGGTCAAGGGCCAGAAGGCGAAACCATCTGCACAGGATCTGGCGCGCTCAGAAGAGGCGCAATTCCTGGAGTATAAACGTTCCTTGAACGGGAACCCAAGCTTTCTTGTCGGTAACAAATCCATGAATGGGCCTCCACGACCCTCGAAGTCGCAGGAACCGGAGAAGAACGCCCCGCCAATCCCTAGTGTCGTGATCAAGGCTGAGCCCCCAAGACCACCATCGCCGCCACCGATTAAATACCCTATTGAAGACCTGGAAATACCGCCGAATcgcgagaagaagaaacaacgCCCGCCGCTGAAGTTCCTAAAGGCAAATGAATTTGATGATCCGAACGATGAGGATCTCTTGCAGGATGCAATTGAGATGGAATCAGTGGGGCTACTTCTCGAAACGTGGAATACTCTCAACGTATACTGTGAAGTATTCCAGCTGGACTCCTTTACGTTCGACGATTTCCTGCAGGCGATGCGATTCTCTTCAGATGAAATGGATTGCGAGCTTTTTGTCGAGATTCATTGCGCGGTTCTGAAAAAACTTGTCAATGCGGAAAAGGATGACAACGGGGCCATTCAAATTTCActtccagagcttccagttgAGGAATCAGAGGACTctgacgaagatgaggagatggtGGAAGATGAGCAAGATGAACCCGAGGCTACACCGGAGCCTGCGGTGACACGAATGACCACCCGTGGCAGTCTAGCAAAAGCGGAGGCAGAGGGCTTGAAGGCTACGTTGAATGGTGATCATGATTCGAGCGAAATCAAGAGTCACCGTGCTAGCGAGATGCTCTCCGAATATAGATGGATTGATCGTCTACGAAAACGCGATTTCCGCAATGGTGGATGGGAGATGATCATGATCGGACTCCTGCACCAACTATCCGTCCGCCCGCGAATGGAGAAGGTCTGCAACCAAATACTTGAACATCTGGCACCACTAGACCAAGAGCCCACGCAAGATACTGCTCGCGCGCAATACGCCGTCCTTGACGTCAACCTCCGAATTCGAGCTCTTCAGATAATCTGCATGCTTAGTTTGGAAACAAGGGCTATCCGAAACTACCTTGAAGAATGCAGTAATCAAATGACAGAGTTCCGAAAGGAGAAAATTGAGTATCAGAAGGCTCGCAAAGCAGC gatggaggaggttcgTCGGCTACACCAAGAATGCAAAGCTCTTGCACCTGAACCTGAAAAGTCGCCGAGTCCCTTACCAGAGATGGAGCCCGCGGAAGATACAAAGATGAGCGGTATGGACGGAGACTCACAAGTCGAATCTGAGGTAGAGGGGACACCTCAGCGTGCTCTCCGTGGTGGCGTGGATCGGGTAATGGAGCGCAAACGGAAGCtagaagaagagcgagagaggaaggagcaGCTTGCTAAACAGCCTAAAGGCTCGAAGCAGTATCAGCGATTATTgaaaaagctggaggagcagaaagcgGCCGTAAAGAAATTCGAGGACAAGATCGCCGTCGTCGACAACGACCTCAGAGAGGCGGACTGCCCGCGGACAAGATGTTTAGGAAAAGACCGTTTTTGCAACCGGTATTGGTGGTTTGAACGTAACGCAATGCCGTACGAGGGAATGCCTGACAGCTCGACCGCGGAGGCCAAATATGCTAATGGCCGTCTGTGGGTTCAGGGTCCAGATGACATGGAGCGACTTGGTTTTATCGACGTCTCGGACGATCTGAAAAAGCAATACCAGAAACGGTTCCATATGTCTCCAGCTGAGCGCAAGAAGCACGAAGAGGGACCTACGCGGCTCTCTGGGGCGCATGAATGGGGCTACTACGACGAGCCCGAAGCTATTGAGAAGCTCTTGGACTGGCTTGACTCTCGAGGAGAGCGCGAGACGAAACTACGTaaggagcttcttctccatcgtgACAAGCTTGTCAAGTGCATGCAAGCGCGTCACGAATATCTGTCACGAACTGAAGACGACTCGGAGGATATACCGACTAAACGGGTAACCACCCGAAACAAAACATATGTGGCTGACGCCAAACATCGATGTTTGAACTGGCGGAACTCGACAGCTCTGGCGGACAATGGGCATCTTCATGTTGATGCGTCCAGGCCATCCAAACGAGCGCGGAAATCCGGCGAAGATCTTaaggaggtcaaggccaCGAATCGGCAAGGCAAGCCGCTCACGAGGCAAGGTGGCCGATACAACTTTTGA
- a CDS encoding uncharacterized protein (transcript_id=CADANIAT00000135), translated as MTGQVSSTVLRLRGSAKQCSATSRALFKHYFSTSAEKNTDPASIQLVESLHQKNGNLSTRLTDGEVKLIISSYWPAIISTYFSFPGNVDLYAFTP; from the exons ATGACCGGTCAAGTCTCTTCTACTGTCTTGAGACTCAGAGGCAGTGCGAAGCAATGCAGTGCTACATCGCGAGCGTTGTTCAAGCACTATTTTTCTACGAGTGCGGAAAAGAACACCGATCCAGCTTCTATACAATTAGTGGAATCTCTGCACCAGAAGAACGGCAACCTGTCAACTAGGCTAACTGACGGCGAGGTCAAGCTCATTATCTCCAGCTACTGGCCGGCCATTATCTCCACATACTT TTCCTTTCCAGGAAATGTTGACCTCTACGCTTTCACTCCGTAG
- a CDS encoding coenzyme A transporter (transcript_id=CADANIAT00000133): MSAAATGHAQDDSTSLIPNPTSPNIIGDSQSRNQSASQQMESASHAQRPTSHNISSGAVVAGPHATTADDPSHRPGQSSRNGGQEKNKRSLDYVLRSGLAGGLAGCATVVAPLDRVKILFQASNPQFAKYTGSWTGLVFAIRDIKRHEGARGLYRGHSATLLRIFPYASIKFLAYEQFRAIVIPSRDKETPFRRLVSGSLAGITSVFFTYPLELIRVRLAFETKKSSRSSLVDTIRQIYGEQVKPPKELSTGKGTSSVTGTAAAAANTVSSTTRNIVPSSGLANFYRGFTPTLLGMIPYAGVSFLTHDTVGDWLRLPLLAPYTTIPRSSSSGHKKDRQKLQLTAAAELLSGAIAGLVSQTSSYPLEVVRRRMQVGGVVGDGRRLGMAETARIIMMERGFRGFFIGLTIGYLKMIPMTATGFFVYERLKWSLGI; the protein is encoded by the exons ATGTCTGCAGCAGCTACCGGCCATGCGCAAGACGACTCTACCTCATTAATCCCGAATCCTACTTCCCCCAATATCATAGGCGACTCTCAGTCTCGAAATCAGTCCGCTTCGCAGCAGATGGAATCAGCGTCACACGCACAACGGCCGACATCACATAACATCAGCAGCGGGGCAGTGGTGGCCGGGCCTCACGCGACCACGGCTGATGACCCATCACATCGTCCGGGTCAGAGCAGTCGAAATGGTGGCCAggagaagaacaagaggAGCCTCGATTATGTCTTAAGGAGTGGACTCGCTGGAGGGCTGGCTGGTTGTGCG ACAGTGGTTGCGCCTCTTGATCGAGTGAAGATCCTTTTCCAAGCGTCGAATCCTCAGTTCGCCAAATATACAGGAAGTTGGACTGGACTTGTCTTCGCTATTCGGGATATCAAGCGGCACGAAGGTGCCCGAGGCCTGTACCGAGGCCACTCAGCAACATTACTTAGGATTTTTCCTTACGCATCCATCAAGTTCCTCGCTTATGAGCAGTTTCGAGCAATAGTTATACCGTCACGGGACAAAGAGACTCCATTTCGTCGCCTTGTCTCAGGGAGCTTGGCAGGCATTACCTCCGTTTTCTTCACGTACCCGTTAGAGTTGATAAGGGTGCGGCTAGCGTTCGAGACCAAGAAGTCTTCGCGTTCATCCCTTGTGGATACCATCCGACAAATCTATGGAGAGCAAGTTAAACCTCCTAAAGAGCTCTCGACCGGCAAAGGAACCTCCTCCGTTACCGGgaccgctgccgctgccgcgAATACCGTTTCTTCGACTACGAGGAATATTGTTCCTAGCTCAGGGCTGGCCAACTTCTACCGGGGATTTACACCTACGCTTCTTGGAATGATTCCGTATGCGGGCGTGTCCTTCCTCACTCATGACACAGTTGGCGACTGGCTCCGTTTACCGTTACTAGCCCCTTACACCACCATCCCTCGATCTTCGTCCTCGGGCCATAAGAAGGATCGGCAAAAACTGCAACTGACGGCCGCCGCAGAATTATTGTCAGGAGCAATCGCCGGCCTTGTTTCCCAAACATCTTCATATCCTTTGGAAGTGGTGCGCCGGCGAATGCAAGTCGGCGGAGTCGTTGGTGATGGCCGCCGTTTGGGCATGGCGGAAACAGCGCGAATAATAATGATGGAAAGAGGATTTCGCGGGTTCTTTATAGGCTTGACGATTGGTTATCTTAAGATGATACCCATGACGGCTACTGGTTTTTTTGTTTATGAACGGCTCAAATGGTCACTAGGGATTTAG
- a CDS encoding putative lectin family integral membrane protein (transcript_id=CADANIAT00000136): MKVPALFFFFSAVATAQTVIESSSFGHGAMVAPNREGIPGWDIGGEGHFPQILSNKVILTPPYPGNTRGYAWSQTPLSQSEWAAEFQFRATGVERAGGNLQLWYAKDGKQKIGSASIYTVGQWDGFALVVDTHSGRGGSIRGFLNDGTTDYKSHSSVDSLAFGHCDYSYRNLGRPSVIRVRSTNAIFEVTVDDKPCFATDKITLPAGNTIGVTAATPENPDSFEVFKVVLQTATSPVGKAPPVQAQNTNQQPLADQPQGNARQEQGFSNNLNSINAQFVDLGSRIQLVNHATNNIIRELGNQASKSETRQLELLQRVATKEQVQSLEARLQRMEQTLLSIQRDLEGKDYRDRFNQLHETLRSSHQSLTENLKDNVVSVITASTPRMGFFIFSMIAFQVFLAVSYIIYKRRRANMPKKFL; encoded by the exons ATGAAGGTTCCAGcattgtttttctttttctccgcCGTTGCCACGGCTCAAACGGTAATTGAGTCCTCGAGCTTTGGTCATGGTGCCAT GGTGGCGCCCAATCGAGAAGGCATTCCGGGTTGGGACATAGGAGGAGAGGGACATTTCCCTCAGATT CTTTCCAATAAAGTTATCTTGACGCCCCCATATCCAGGCAATACGAGAGGGTATGCCTGGTCTCAGACCCC TTTGTCCCAGTCAGAATGGGCAGCCGAGTTTCAATTCCGAGCAACTGGAGTAgagagagctggaggaaatctccagctttggtaCGCCAAGGATGGAAAGCAGAAAATCGGCTCCGCGAGTATCTACACCGTTGGCCAATGGGATGGGTTTGCGCTCGTGGTAGACACACATAGTGGAAGG GGTGGCAGCATCAGAGGATTTCTAAACGACGGCACGACGGACTACAAAAGCCACAGCAGCGTCGATAGCCTAGCTTTTGGACATTGCGACTATTCATACCGTAACCTCGGACGGCCGTCAGTCATCCGAGTTAGGTCCACTAATGCTATCTTCGAGGTCACGGTGGATGATAAGCCTTGCTTCGCGACGGACAAG ATTACTCTTCCTGCCGGAAACACTATTGGCGTCACAGCTGCAACCCCTGAGAACCCAGACTCTTTCGAAGTCTTCAAGGTCGTCCTACAGACCGCCACTTCTCCTGTCGGAAAAGCCCCGCCTGTCCAAGCACAGAATACAAACCAGCAACCTCTCGCAGATCAGCCGCAGGGAAACGCCCGGCAAGAACAGGGTTTTTCGAACAACCTTAACTCAATAAACGCGCAATTCGTGGACCTAGGTAGCCGTATTCAACTCGTCAACCACGCTACTAACAATATCATCCGCGAGCTTGGGAACCAGGCTTCCAAATCCGAAACTAGACAATTGGAGTTACTCCAGCGAGTTGCCACCAAGGAACAAGTCCAGAGTCTTGAAGCTCGCCTTCAGCGTATGGAGCAGACGCTACTATCCATTCAACGCGATCTTGAAGGCAAGGACTACCGTGACCGGTTTAACCAGCTGCACGAAACTCTGAGGTCGTCTCATCAAAGCCTGACAGAAAATCTCAAGGACAATGTTGTTAGCG TGATTACGGCCTCAACTCCCCGCATGGGcttcttcatattctcaATGATCGCCTTCCAAGTCTTCCTCGCTGTTTCATACATCATATACAAGCGCCGCCGTGCCAACATGCCTAAAAAATTCCTATGA
- a CDS encoding dolichyl-P-Glc:Glc1Man(9)GlcNAc(2)-PP-dolichol alpha-1,3-glucosyltransferase (transcript_id=CADANIAT00000137): MAELYPSLTQCAIVATAFKILLFPAYKSTDFEVHRNWLAITHSLPVQEWYYEKTSEWTLDYPPFFAVFEWALSQLAQYVDPAMLDVQNLNYDSWQTVYFQRATVILSELVLFYALNRFIRSDPQPTKHLAHAASLSILLSPGLFIIDHIHFQYNGFLYGILVLSIVWARKQSKLLYSGIAFAVLLCLKHIYLYLAPAYFIYLLRAYCLDPKSVFRPRFGNAFKLGLSIITVFGLAFGPFVYWGQLLQLKDRLFPFSRGLCHAYWAPNVWAMYSFTDRILIPFAPKLGLPVNQDALTSVTRGLVGDTSFAILPEISKEYTFVLTLLSLILPLIKLWLRPDYYTFVGALTLCGYASFLFGWHVHEKAILLIIIPFSLIALKDRRYFSAFRPIAVAGHVSLFPLLFTAAEFPLKTVYTLLWLILFLFVFDRIAPVPERPRIFLVDRFSLLYITVSIPLILYTSLVHQLIFGLESSITPSQPLEQRIPSPVTSASHSSLRFWYRMSAKASMTP, translated from the exons ATGGCTGAGTTGTACCCATCTCTTACCCAATGCGCCATCGTCGCAACGGCGTTCaaaatcctcctcttccccgccTA CAAGTCGACCGACTTCGAGGTTCATCGCAATTGGCTAGCTATCACCCATTCGTTACCAGTACAGGAATGGTACTACGAG AAAACCTCGGAGTGGACGCTTGACTATCCTCCTTTCTTCGCGGTCTTTGAATGGGCACTTTCGCAGCTGGCGCAATATGTGGACCCGGCGATGCTAGATGTCCAGAACCTCAACTACGATTCCTGGCAGACTGTATATTTTCAGCGAGCGACAGTCATTCTGAGCGAGCTTGTCCTGTTCTATGCTCTGAACCG ATTTATCAGATCCGATCCGCAACCTACTAAACACCTTGCCCATGCCGCCAGCTTGTCGATACTGCTATCACCCGGATTGTTCATCATCGATCATATTCATTTTCAATACAATGGCTTCCTGTACGGCATTCTGGTACTGTCTATCGTCTGGGCTCGGAAGCAGTCGAAATTGCTGTATAGCGGAATCGCCTTCGCCGTTCTACTCTGCCTAAAGCACATCTATCTCTACCTTGCCCCTGCATACTTTATCTACCTGCTGCGAGCATACTGCCTGGACCCGAAATCTGTTTTTCGGCCTCGATTTGGAAATGCTTTCAAGCTAGGCCTCAGTATAATTACGGTGTTCGGGCTTGCGTTCGGACCATTTGTTTACTGGGGCCAACTGCTCCAGCTGAAAGATCGGCTGTTCCCATTCTCCAGAGGCTTATGCCATGCTTACTGGGCCCCAAATGTCTGGGCTATGTATTCATTCACGGACCGCATCCTGATTCCAT TTGCACCGAAACTTGGACTGCCGGTCAACCAAGATGCTCTAACAAGCGTCACTCGCGGCCTCGTCGGTGACACTTCTTTCGCGATTTTGCCAGAGATTTCAAAAGAGTACACATTTGTTCTGACGCTCCTATCTTTAATA CTCCCCCTCATTAAACTCTGGCTTCGTCCAGACTACTATACCTTCGTCGGAGCCCTCACCCTCTGTGGTTACGcgtccttcctcttcggctggCACGTCCACGAAAAAgctatcctcctcatcatcatcccctTTAGTCTAATCGCCCTCAAAGACCGTCGCTATTTCTCGGCATTCCGTCCCATCGCCGTCGCAGGCCACGTCTCGCTTTTCCCGCTCCTTTTCACCGCCGCAGAGTTCCCACTTAAGACCGTCTACACGTTACTCTGGCTGATCCTATTCCTATTCGTTTTCGATCGCATTGCGCCGGTTCCCGAGCGGCCGAGGATTTTCCTTGTCGACAGGTTTAGTCTCCtgtatattactgtatcGATCCCGTTGATACTTTATACGTCGCTGGTGCATCAGCTTATTTTTGGGCTGGAAAG TTCAATTACGCCCTCGCAACCCCTGGAACAAAGGATACCATCTCCGGTGACGAGTGCATCTCACTCTAGCCTGAGATTCTGGTATAGGATGTCCGCAAAGGCTTCAATGACGCCCTGA